The Cutaneotrichosporon cavernicola HIS019 DNA, chromosome: 3 region TTCCAGTGTGATGACTGTGGTAGTGAGTAGCCGTGAAAACACCAAACTGACGCACGTAGTCTTTGTCCATACCAAGTGCCTCTCTGTTTCCATCCCACGTTGCGCCAGATCCCTCGAAACCGACATTGATATGTGACCGATATCCGACTTGCGCGAATAATCGTGTATTCCTCAATAGTACTGTTGATATTAGCAGAATCTAATGTAGCTTGCGTGGTTAACCTCCAAAGATGCAAGCGTAGGAAGGACCTGACTGTAGCTGACTGCAGCTGATTGCAGCTTGCAGCCGCCCTCTAACATTCCGTACCCCTGCGCCATCGGCTGCCCTGCCTGTTCGCGACAGGTACCAGGTACCAACCACGTGGGGCTTGGATCGGTGCCACGGATCACTAGCTCGTTAACGCCGACGGAGTTTTGGGTTTGGTACTCAGATTTCGGAGTGAGCCAGAGGTTGTCAACGAACGCGTGCGGATTGAGCTTTGTACATCCAACTACTTTCCCCCCTTACTTCACAAATCGGTGGAAGAAGACCATTCAAAATGTCTGACGCCGGATCGGAAATCGCCTCCAACGTTgagcaggtcgagcaggtcgagcaggtcgcCGACAACTCGGGCCCCATGtcggtcgaggacgccctGCAGGAGGTCATCAAGGTGAGTTGGACAGTGGAACCAGCACGTTTCGGCTCAATGTTGACAAGCGCAGACCGCCCTCATCCACGACGGCCTTGCCCGTGGTCTCCGCGAGTCGGCCAAGGCTCTTGACAAGCGTGAGGCGCACCTctgcgtcctcgtcgagacCGTCACTGAGGGTGAGTTTCCTTTGGAAGTTGTCGAGGGAAATCAGAGCGATCGTGAGGAAACACCCAGCTGACACGCTAGCCGAGTACTCGAAGCTCATCGAGGCCCTCTGCGCTGAGCACAACAtccagctcatcaaggTCT contains the following coding sequences:
- the RPS12 gene encoding uncharacterized protein (Belongs to the eukaryotic ribosomal protein eS12 family), which encodes MSDAGSEIASNVEQVEQVEQVADNSGPMSVEDALQEVIKTALIHDGLARGLRESAKALDKREAHLCVLVETVTEAEYSKLIEALCAEHNIQLIKVSDAKVLGQWAGLSKIDREGKPRKVVGCSCVVVTNYGAETAGLQVLLDYFKTR